A single Brevundimonas sp. M20 DNA region contains:
- a CDS encoding GTP-binding protein, protein MTDTASANAKIPVTVLTGYLGAGKTTLLNRILTEDHGKRYAVIVNEFGEIGIDNDLVVGADEDVFEMNNGCVCCTVRGDLIRVVSGLMKRQRPGKPAFDAIIVETTGLADPGPVAQTFFVDDEVKAKTQLDSVTALVDAKHVMARLDDSKEAREQVAFADRIILNKVDLVSGDELAVVESRLRALNPLAPITRAERSNVPLDQVLGVHGFDLDRITEVRPDFVNPPHGADGHVHDEHCGHDHHHHDHDHGHDHHGHEHDHHHGARGHAHEDDIKGIALSLDRPLDGQKFTQWLDKLLGEQGQNILRAKGIIEVAGEDRRLVFQAVHMILEGDLQKPWGEKERRWSRAVFIGRDLDEAALRAGFESCAAA, encoded by the coding sequence ATGACCGACACAGCTTCCGCAAACGCCAAGATCCCCGTCACCGTCCTCACCGGCTATCTCGGCGCGGGGAAGACAACCCTGCTGAACCGCATCCTCACCGAGGACCACGGCAAGCGGTACGCCGTCATCGTCAACGAGTTCGGCGAAATCGGCATCGACAACGATCTGGTGGTCGGCGCGGATGAAGACGTGTTCGAGATGAACAACGGCTGCGTCTGCTGCACGGTGCGCGGCGACCTGATCCGGGTGGTGTCGGGCCTGATGAAGCGCCAGCGTCCGGGCAAGCCCGCGTTCGACGCCATCATCGTGGAGACGACCGGTCTGGCCGACCCCGGCCCGGTGGCCCAGACCTTCTTCGTGGACGACGAGGTCAAGGCCAAGACCCAGCTGGACAGCGTCACGGCGCTGGTGGACGCCAAGCACGTGATGGCGCGGCTGGATGACTCGAAGGAGGCCCGCGAGCAGGTGGCCTTCGCCGACCGCATCATTCTGAACAAGGTCGATCTGGTCTCGGGCGACGAGCTGGCCGTGGTGGAAAGCCGCCTGCGCGCGCTGAACCCGCTGGCCCCGATCACCCGCGCCGAGCGCTCGAACGTGCCGCTGGATCAGGTGCTGGGCGTGCACGGCTTCGATCTGGACCGGATCACCGAGGTCCGCCCGGATTTCGTGAACCCGCCGCACGGCGCCGACGGCCACGTGCACGACGAGCACTGCGGCCACGACCACCATCATCATGACCATGACCACGGGCACGACCATCACGGTCATGAACACGACCATCACCACGGCGCGCGCGGCCATGCGCACGAGGACGACATCAAGGGCATCGCCCTGTCGCTGGACCGCCCGCTGGACGGCCAGAAATTCACCCAATGGCTGGACAAGCTGCTGGGCGAGCAGGGCCAGAACATCCTGCGCGCCAAGGGCATCATTGAGGTCGCCGGCGAGGATCGTCGTCTGGTCTTCCAGGCGGTGCACATGATCCTTGAGGGAGACCTGCAAAAGCCGTGGGGCGAAAAGGAGCGCCGCTGGTCGCGCGCCGTCTTCATCGGCCGCGATCTGGACGAAGCCGCCCTGCGCGCCGGGTTCGAGAGCTGCGCGGCCGCCTGA